A single Dictyoglomus sp. DNA region contains:
- the cas2 gene encoding CRISPR-associated endonuclease Cas2, with translation MYVIMVYDINEERVNKVLKVGRKYLTWVQNSVLEGEITEAKFEKLKIEIKEIINPEEDSVIFYIFRTTKYTEREILGIEKNKKDNMFL, from the coding sequence ATGTATGTCATAATGGTCTATGATATCAACGAAGAAAGAGTAAATAAAGTTCTGAAAGTTGGAAGAAAATATTTAACATGGGTTCAAAACTCTGTTCTTGAGGGAGAAATAACTGAAGCAAAATTCGAAAAATTAAAGATAGAGATAAAGGAAATTATAAATCCTGAAGAAGATTCTGTAATTTTTTATATTTTTCGGACGACAAAATATACTGAAAGAGAGATCTTAGGCATAGAAAAAAATAAAAAAGACAACATGTTCTTATGA